A window from Aeromonas rivipollensis encodes these proteins:
- a CDS encoding TraR/DksA family transcriptional regulator, with product MCDFMTEDQLAFYKGQIERQILELEERLNSQASQAIATDTNEMADEIDRASIEEARRLELNRIEHDKLHLRKLKGALRRINEGDFGYCESCGDEISLKRLQARPESRFCVECQSTKEFNDTHVFRRVA from the coding sequence ATGTGTGATTTCATGACTGAAGACCAACTGGCCTTTTACAAGGGTCAGATCGAGCGACAAATCCTCGAGCTCGAAGAGCGTCTCAACTCCCAAGCCAGCCAGGCCATCGCCACCGATACCAACGAGATGGCCGATGAAATTGATCGTGCCAGCATCGAGGAGGCCCGCCGTCTGGAGCTGAACCGCATCGAGCACGACAAGCTGCATCTGCGCAAGCTGAAAGGGGCGCTGAGACGCATCAATGAAGGGGACTTTGGTTACTGCGAATCCTGCGGTGACGAGATCTCTCTCAAGCGGCTGCAGGCTCGTCCTGAGTCCCGCTTCTGTGTCGAGTGCCAGAGCACCAAGGAATTCAACGACACCCACGTGTTCCGCCGCGTCGCCTGA
- the yegD gene encoding molecular chaperone yields the protein MFIGFDYGTSNCAVAVMEQGSPRLLTLSGSHYLPSTLHAPHRDAIAGLLAERLASTQQAEYLKLRGPVVTRAQAVRRQMREEGLIDELSFGGAALERYLEEPDDGYYIKSPKSFLGAYGLKAPQIALFEDIVCAMMLHVRHEAEQQTGAPVRQAVIGRPVNFQGLAGEESNRQAIAILGEAARLAGFERVEFLYEPVAAGFEFEARLTEDAVVLVVDIGGGTTDCSMLRMGPSHRDRLDRSGDLLGHSGQRIGGNDFDIRLTVEGMMPLLGMHETLKTGKPLPHPLFWDAAAINDVSAQSRFYSLDTARQLQDLQLDSQPGSKLSRLASLRAHKLSHQLVWRAEQGKIALSDHELNHQTLNELEKGLEAELTRPQLASASAPLLEKIGELMDEAIAAAGVSPDRVFVTGGSARSPLIKAYIRQKLPAVPLEGGDDFGSVASGLARYAERLFTDA from the coding sequence ATGTTTATCGGATTTGATTACGGTACCTCCAACTGTGCCGTCGCCGTGATGGAACAGGGCAGCCCCAGGCTGCTGACCCTCTCCGGCTCCCACTACCTCCCCTCCACCCTGCACGCGCCGCACCGGGATGCCATCGCCGGCCTGCTGGCCGAACGGCTGGCCAGCACCCAGCAAGCGGAATACCTCAAGCTGCGCGGCCCCGTGGTGACCCGGGCCCAGGCGGTACGCCGCCAGATGCGCGAAGAGGGGCTCATCGACGAGCTCAGCTTCGGCGGGGCGGCGCTGGAGCGCTACCTGGAGGAGCCGGATGACGGTTACTACATCAAGTCGCCGAAATCCTTCCTCGGGGCCTACGGCCTCAAGGCGCCCCAGATCGCCCTGTTCGAGGACATCGTCTGCGCCATGATGCTGCACGTCCGCCACGAGGCGGAGCAGCAGACAGGGGCCCCCGTACGCCAGGCGGTGATAGGTCGCCCGGTCAACTTCCAGGGGCTGGCCGGGGAGGAGAGCAACCGCCAGGCCATCGCCATCCTGGGTGAGGCTGCCCGCCTCGCCGGCTTCGAACGGGTGGAGTTTCTCTACGAACCGGTCGCCGCCGGCTTCGAGTTCGAGGCGCGCCTCACCGAGGATGCCGTGGTGCTGGTGGTGGACATAGGCGGCGGTACCACTGACTGCTCCATGCTGCGCATGGGCCCCAGCCACCGCGACCGGCTCGATCGCAGCGGCGATCTGCTCGGTCACAGCGGCCAGCGCATCGGCGGCAACGACTTCGACATCCGCCTGACGGTGGAGGGCATGATGCCGCTGCTCGGCATGCACGAGACCCTCAAGACCGGCAAGCCCCTGCCCCACCCGCTGTTCTGGGACGCGGCCGCCATCAACGACGTCAGCGCCCAGAGCCGCTTCTACAGCCTGGATACCGCCCGCCAGCTGCAGGATCTGCAGCTCGACAGCCAGCCCGGCAGCAAGCTCTCACGGCTCGCCAGCCTGCGGGCCCACAAGCTGAGCCACCAGCTGGTGTGGCGCGCCGAGCAGGGCAAGATCGCCCTGTCCGACCATGAGCTCAATCACCAGACCCTGAACGAGCTGGAGAAAGGGTTGGAGGCGGAGCTCACTCGCCCTCAGCTGGCCAGTGCCTCGGCACCGCTGCTGGAGAAGATTGGCGAGCTGATGGACGAGGCGATCGCCGCCGCCGGCGTGTCGCCGGACCGGGTCTTCGTCACAGGTGGCAGCGCCCGCTCCCCCCTCATCAAGGCCTACATTCGCCAGAAGCTGCCCGCAGTGCCTCTGGAAGGAGGGGATGACTTCGGCTCTGTGGCCTCGGGCCTTGCCCGCTACGCCGAACGGCTGTTTACCGATGCATAA
- the malZ gene encoding maltodextrin glucosidase: MTHPFLFHPQVAPWFKESADTLLLTLFSELDAPIREVWLRHEPDNEEYLVAMRPVSTRDRLQVWQVELPLAKGQEIHLYCFKCLTDQEQWWLHGAGVSAAMPPREQHFRFNSHHQPPTWVQDQVFYQIFPDRFCNGDPSLSVKHHEYEYRGKAVISKAWGEPVSRHEEGHGACEFYGGDLAGIDAKLHYLQSLGVTALYLNPIFDSPSNHKYDTQDYFKVDAHLGTNAQFAELTRNLHQRGMRIILDAVVNHTSTDHPWFCPPLGAQSNPDSPWRSFYTFDQEGDYVSWKGIRSLPKLDFASEQVQDAVYRADNAILRYWMRAPYQIDGWRFDVIHMLGERGSAMGNSGHVRAIRGAVKQENPDAYVLGEHFFEASQWLQGDQEDGAMNYYGFAHPIRAFLAGQDIAYHPIKISAEELDRWLKLARAHIPFKNQLAQFNLLDSHDTARFLHLLGEDKQRMRLAATLLITYIGVPSIYYGDEVGLSGGNDPDCRRCFPWDTTDWDHVLHDHYRRLIQLRRQRPALRRGDIQTLYAGPHSYVFARTLQSDQVVVACNRHPTEPRTISLPLWQTASPASRFTDAFNGDKFEVVQGEVQLTIPANSARVLLSS; this comes from the coding sequence ATGACCCATCCCTTCCTGTTTCATCCCCAGGTGGCACCCTGGTTCAAAGAGAGTGCCGATACCCTGTTGCTCACCCTGTTCAGCGAGCTGGACGCCCCCATCCGCGAGGTGTGGCTGCGTCACGAGCCGGACAACGAGGAGTACCTGGTGGCCATGCGCCCCGTCTCGACCCGGGACAGGCTGCAGGTCTGGCAGGTCGAGCTGCCGCTGGCCAAGGGGCAGGAGATCCACCTCTACTGCTTCAAGTGCCTCACCGACCAGGAGCAGTGGTGGTTGCACGGGGCGGGCGTCAGCGCCGCCATGCCGCCGCGGGAGCAGCATTTCCGCTTCAACAGCCATCATCAGCCGCCGACCTGGGTACAGGATCAGGTCTTCTACCAGATCTTCCCCGACCGCTTCTGCAACGGCGACCCGTCCCTCAGCGTCAAGCATCACGAGTACGAGTACCGCGGCAAGGCGGTGATCAGCAAGGCCTGGGGCGAGCCGGTCAGCCGCCACGAAGAGGGACACGGCGCCTGCGAGTTCTACGGCGGAGATCTGGCGGGCATCGACGCCAAGCTGCACTACCTGCAATCCCTCGGGGTGACGGCGCTCTATCTCAACCCCATCTTCGATTCGCCGAGCAACCACAAATACGACACCCAGGACTACTTCAAGGTGGATGCGCACCTCGGCACCAACGCCCAGTTTGCCGAGCTGACCCGCAACCTGCACCAGCGCGGCATGAGGATCATCCTGGATGCCGTGGTCAACCACACCTCCACCGATCACCCCTGGTTCTGCCCGCCGCTGGGAGCCCAGAGCAACCCGGACTCCCCCTGGCGCAGCTTCTACACCTTCGACCAGGAAGGGGATTATGTCAGCTGGAAAGGCATTCGCAGCCTGCCCAAGCTGGACTTCGCCAGCGAGCAGGTGCAGGACGCCGTGTATCGGGCAGACAACGCCATTCTGCGCTACTGGATGCGCGCCCCCTACCAGATCGATGGCTGGCGCTTCGACGTCATCCACATGCTGGGGGAGCGGGGCTCGGCCATGGGCAACAGCGGCCATGTGCGCGCCATTCGCGGCGCTGTCAAGCAGGAGAACCCGGACGCCTACGTGCTCGGCGAACACTTCTTCGAGGCGAGCCAGTGGCTGCAGGGGGATCAGGAAGACGGCGCCATGAACTACTACGGCTTCGCCCACCCCATCCGCGCCTTCCTGGCGGGGCAGGACATCGCCTATCACCCCATCAAGATCAGCGCCGAGGAGCTGGACAGATGGCTCAAGCTGGCCCGGGCCCATATCCCCTTCAAGAACCAGCTGGCCCAGTTCAACCTGCTGGACAGTCACGACACCGCCCGCTTCCTCCACCTGCTGGGGGAGGACAAGCAGCGCATGCGGCTCGCTGCCACCCTGCTCATCACCTACATCGGCGTGCCGTCCATCTACTACGGCGACGAGGTGGGGCTCTCCGGCGGCAACGATCCGGACTGCCGTCGCTGCTTCCCCTGGGACACCACCGACTGGGATCATGTGCTGCACGATCACTATCGCCGACTGATCCAGCTGCGCCGCCAGCGTCCGGCCCTGCGCCGGGGCGACATCCAGACCCTCTACGCCGGCCCTCACAGCTATGTGTTCGCCCGCACCCTGCAAAGCGATCAGGTGGTGGTGGCCTGCAACCGCCACCCGACCGAGCCGCGTACCATCAGCCTGCCCCTGTGGCAGACCGCCAGCCCCGCCAGCCGCTTCACCGACGCCTTCAACGGCGACAAGTTCGAGGTGGTGCAAGGGGAGGTACAGCTCACCATACCGGCCAACTCGGCCAGGGTGCTGCTCTCCAGCTAA
- a CDS encoding DUF962 domain-containing protein, with product MKRLDDWFSDYGQSHRHPVNVAIHKVAVPGIYLCTLALLWCLPAGPLPPSLNWAALVAIPVLAFYLQLSFALFVGMAALTALGLAFCHSWQGPLLWPALCGFALLWVAQFVGHRIEGRRPSFLTDLQFLLVGPAWVLASLYRRLGIPY from the coding sequence ATGAAACGACTCGACGACTGGTTCAGCGACTACGGCCAGAGCCACCGGCACCCGGTCAATGTGGCCATCCACAAGGTGGCGGTGCCCGGTATCTACCTCTGCACCCTGGCCCTGCTCTGGTGCCTGCCGGCCGGGCCCTTGCCCCCCTCCCTCAACTGGGCGGCGCTGGTTGCCATTCCGGTGCTGGCCTTCTACCTGCAACTGTCGTTTGCCCTGTTCGTGGGGATGGCGGCGCTGACCGCGCTGGGGCTGGCCTTCTGTCACAGCTGGCAAGGACCCTTACTGTGGCCCGCCCTGTGCGGCTTCGCGCTGCTCTGGGTAGCCCAGTTCGTCGGCCATCGGATAGAGGGGAGGCGCCCCTCCTTCCTCACCGACCTGCAATTTCTGCTGGTCGGCCCCGCCTGGGTGCTGGCCAGCCTCTATCGTCGCTTGGGTATCCCCTACTGA
- a CDS encoding HDOD domain-containing protein has product MEAASAMSMDRLFGKIKQLPTIPQLLHELMQSFNDENARIDEIAAKIAMDQVISVKVLRMANSAALRRGNEVTSIEQAVIRLGFNRLRSVVVASGIISSFKAPPGFDKHRFWTQTFQVATIARTLAQQTRAVDPESAFTCALIHNIGELLIQSTLPEEAGLINLAIEKGSSRVEAQREMLGYDYAQLGAELAKRWNLSASFVDAIAQQLDPLSHDPVSKEAVLIRLSVFVSFAWHAGVPAQTIIARFPKPLADQLGLDPATLADQLEQLHEQGNALADLLTQ; this is encoded by the coding sequence ATGGAGGCTGCCTCAGCCATGTCGATGGATCGCCTGTTTGGCAAGATCAAACAACTGCCCACAATCCCGCAGCTGCTGCACGAGCTGATGCAGAGTTTCAACGATGAGAATGCCCGCATCGACGAGATCGCGGCCAAGATCGCCATGGATCAGGTGATCAGCGTCAAGGTGCTGCGGATGGCCAACTCCGCCGCCCTGCGCCGGGGCAACGAGGTGACCTCCATCGAGCAGGCGGTGATCCGTCTCGGCTTCAACCGCTTGCGCTCCGTGGTGGTCGCCTCCGGCATCATCAGCAGCTTCAAGGCCCCCCCGGGCTTTGACAAGCACCGCTTCTGGACCCAGACCTTCCAGGTCGCCACCATAGCCCGCACCCTGGCCCAGCAGACCAGGGCGGTGGATCCGGAGAGCGCCTTCACCTGCGCCCTCATTCACAACATCGGCGAGCTGCTGATCCAGAGCACCCTGCCGGAGGAGGCCGGGCTCATCAACCTGGCCATCGAGAAGGGGAGCAGCAGGGTCGAGGCCCAGCGGGAGATGCTGGGGTACGACTATGCCCAGCTCGGCGCCGAGCTGGCGAAGCGCTGGAACCTGTCGGCCTCCTTCGTCGATGCCATCGCCCAGCAGCTGGATCCCCTCTCCCACGATCCGGTCAGCAAGGAGGCGGTGCTGATCCGGCTCTCCGTCTTCGTCTCCTTCGCCTGGCACGCCGGGGTACCGGCCCAGACCATCATAGCGCGCTTCCCCAAGCCGCTGGCCGACCAGCTCGGGCTGGATCCCGCCACCCTGGCGGATCAGCTGGAGCAACTCCACGAGCAGGGCAATGCCCTCGCCGACCTCCTGACCCAGTAG
- a CDS encoding META domain-containing protein, with translation MPRFLLLLLALLLLSACSSAPRFASQDLQHHHWVLDKLDGQIIPSSRVNPPDIEIGEHFTVNGIAGCNRYFGQGHLEDDRLWVTSLGSTAMACPPRLDQIEQAVLATLMEGATLSGTPQTLILTGKRHRLEYRLRDWVY, from the coding sequence ATGCCCAGATTTCTGCTACTGCTGCTCGCCCTGCTCCTGCTCAGCGCCTGCAGCAGTGCTCCCCGCTTCGCCTCGCAAGATCTGCAGCACCACCACTGGGTGCTCGACAAGCTGGATGGCCAGATCATCCCCAGCAGCCGCGTCAATCCCCCCGACATCGAGATAGGGGAGCACTTCACCGTCAATGGCATCGCAGGGTGCAACCGCTACTTCGGCCAGGGCCATCTCGAGGATGACAGACTCTGGGTTACCAGCCTCGGCAGCACGGCCATGGCCTGCCCGCCCCGGCTCGACCAGATCGAACAGGCGGTACTCGCCACCCTGATGGAGGGCGCGACCCTGAGCGGCACGCCACAGACCCTGATCCTGACCGGAAAACGGCACCGTTTGGAATACAGACTGCGAGACTGGGTGTACTAG
- a CDS encoding CreA family protein — MTHYFPLTRALPLLLGMLFAGPALADKADPVGEVSTAFKLVGPNHKILVEAFDDPKIAGVACYLARPKTGGVKGGLGLAEDPSHASLSCHQTGPITLPAKLKAGEEVFDVSTSLVFKEQKVVRFYDEKRNALVYLTYSTKLVDGSYKSAVSAVPIMPWG, encoded by the coding sequence ATGACACACTATTTCCCCCTCACCCGCGCCCTGCCTCTGCTGCTGGGCATGCTGTTTGCCGGTCCGGCGCTGGCCGACAAGGCCGATCCCGTCGGCGAGGTGAGCACCGCCTTCAAGCTGGTCGGCCCCAATCACAAGATCCTGGTGGAGGCGTTCGACGACCCCAAGATAGCCGGCGTCGCCTGCTACCTGGCCCGCCCCAAGACCGGCGGCGTCAAGGGCGGTCTCGGGCTGGCGGAAGATCCCTCCCACGCCTCACTGTCGTGCCACCAGACAGGTCCCATCACCCTCCCCGCCAAGCTCAAAGCCGGGGAAGAGGTGTTCGACGTCAGCACCTCCCTGGTGTTCAAGGAGCAGAAGGTGGTGCGTTTTTACGACGAGAAGCGCAATGCGCTGGTCTATCTGACTTACAGCACCAAGTTGGTGGATGGTTCGTACAAGAGCGCAGTGAGCGCCGTCCCCATCATGCCCTGGGGCTGA
- a CDS encoding 2-hydroxyacid dehydrogenase, translating into MRVAVFSTKSYDKEHFNQANSQYGFELEFFDVRLEAKTARLAHHFPVVCLFVNDDADREVLTELAANGTKVIALRCAGYNNVDLVAAKELGLKVVRVPAYSPEAVAEHAVGLMMTLNRRIHKAYQRTRDANFSLEGLVGFNMHGRTAGIIGTGKIGIATLRILKGFGMRLLVSDPYPSQAAIDLGAEYVDIDTLLRQSDVISLHCPLFKENYHLLNKEAFAKMKDGVMIINTSRGGLLDSNAAIEALKTSRIGALGLDVYEEEEDLFFEDKSNEVITDDVFRRLSACHNVLFTGHQAFLTREALHAIADTTLGNIQAIESQGRSDNEVE; encoded by the coding sequence ATGAGAGTCGCCGTTTTCAGTACCAAGAGCTACGACAAGGAACACTTCAATCAGGCCAACAGCCAGTACGGCTTCGAGCTGGAGTTCTTCGACGTGCGGCTGGAGGCCAAGACAGCCCGCCTCGCCCATCACTTCCCCGTGGTCTGCCTGTTCGTCAATGACGATGCCGACCGGGAGGTGCTGACCGAGCTGGCCGCCAACGGCACCAAGGTGATCGCCCTGCGCTGCGCCGGTTACAACAACGTGGATCTGGTCGCCGCCAAGGAGCTGGGGCTGAAAGTAGTGCGGGTGCCCGCCTACTCCCCCGAAGCCGTCGCCGAACACGCCGTGGGTCTGATGATGACCCTCAACCGCCGCATCCATAAGGCCTACCAGCGCACCCGCGACGCCAACTTCTCCCTGGAAGGCCTGGTCGGCTTCAACATGCACGGCCGCACCGCCGGCATCATAGGCACCGGCAAGATCGGCATCGCCACCCTGCGCATCCTCAAGGGCTTCGGCATGCGGCTGCTGGTGAGCGACCCCTACCCGAGCCAGGCGGCCATCGATCTGGGGGCCGAGTACGTGGACATCGACACCCTGCTGCGCCAGTCCGACGTCATCAGCCTGCACTGTCCCCTGTTCAAGGAGAACTACCACCTGCTGAACAAGGAGGCCTTCGCCAAGATGAAGGACGGGGTGATGATCATCAACACCAGCCGGGGCGGCCTGCTCGACTCCAATGCCGCCATCGAGGCCCTCAAGACCTCCCGCATCGGCGCCCTGGGGCTGGACGTCTACGAGGAGGAGGAAGATCTCTTCTTCGAGGACAAGTCCAACGAGGTGATCACCGATGACGTCTTCCGCCGTCTCTCCGCCTGCCACAACGTGCTGTTCACCGGTCACCAGGCCTTCCTGACCCGGGAGGCGCTGCACGCCATCGCCGACACCACCCTCGGCAACATCCAGGCCATCGAGAGCCAGGGCCGCAGCGACAACGAGGTGGAGTGA